A stretch of the Nitrospirota bacterium genome encodes the following:
- a CDS encoding DUF1643 domain-containing protein: protein MIYDKEKWIYENDQDNQIRYVLGTKGTEPLLCLGINPSTAKPDDLDNTLKSVERLAISNDFDSWIMMNVYPQRATDPNNIHPEIDNEIHIKNLAFIERIISGYKTIIWAAWGTLIEKRPFLIKCLTDICNLSIKYDCKWVSIGKESKSGHPHHPLYLNANEKPIVFNIHQYLEKIHP, encoded by the coding sequence AAAGAGAAATGGATATATGAAAATGATCAGGACAACCAAATAAGATATGTCTTGGGTACTAAAGGAACAGAACCACTGCTCTGTTTGGGTATTAATCCAAGTACCGCCAAACCTGACGACCTCGATAACACTCTTAAATCTGTTGAAAGATTAGCTATTAGTAATGATTTTGATAGTTGGATAATGATGAATGTTTATCCGCAAAGAGCCACTGACCCAAACAATATACATCCTGAAATAGACAATGAAATTCACATAAAGAACCTTGCTTTCATAGAAAGAATTATTTCAGGATACAAAACAATAATTTGGGCTGCCTGGGGAACATTAATCGAGAAAAGACCTTTTCTTATAAAGTGCTTGACAGACATTTGTAACTTATCAATTAAGTATGACTGTAAATGGGTGTCAATCGGAAAAGAATCAAAATCAGGACATCCTCACCACCCGTTATATTTGAATGCAAATGAAAAACCAATAGTTTTTAATATTCACCAATACTTAGAGAAAATACATCCATGA